In Alkalihalobacillus sp. TS-13, the following are encoded in one genomic region:
- the carB gene encoding carbamoyl-phosphate synthase large subunit: protein MPKRIDIEKILVIGSGPIVIGQAAEFDYAGTQACQALKEEGYEVILVNSNPATIMTDTTMADKVYIEPLTVDFVSRIIRKEKPDGVLATLGGQTGLNLAVELHDSGILEEYGVELLGTNLHSIQQAEDRDLFRTLMNELNEPIPESEIIRSLPEAKEFVEKIGYPVIIRPAYTLGGTGGGIASNEAELNEFISSGLKYSPVSQVLLEKSIAGYKEIEYEVMRDGNDGAIVVCNMENIDPVGVHTGDSFVVAPSQTLTDREYQMLRNASLKIIRALEIEGGCNVQLALDPNSSDYYIIEVNPRVSRSSALASKATGYPIAKLAAKIAVGYTLDELKNPVTGRTYASFEPALDYVVTKIPRWPFDKFEAANRTLGTQMKATGEVMAIGRNFEESLLKAVRSLETDIYHLHSSTDPATVTDWEEILKKTDDQRIYNVTEALRSDVPIDSIYDWTKIDPFFLSKLKNITEIEKALALNLNDFELLKIAKHRGFSDKTIAKLWNMTELEVYQKREENQLMPIYKMVDTCAAEFDSATPYYYGTYGQENEVEESKKKSILVLGSGPIRIGQGIEFDYATVHTVWAIQEAGYEAIIINNNPETVSTDFSTSDKLYFEPLTVEDVMHVVRQENPLGVVVQFGGQTAINLASELSKRGVEILGTSLEDMDRAEDRDKFERTLQNLDIPQPPGKTATSVEGAVQIAKDIGYPVLVRPSYVLGGRAMEIVYQENELLQYMENAVKINPEHPVLIDRYLFGKEIEVDAISDGETVYIPGIMEHIERAGVHSGDSIAVYPPQTISEQMKEQIIECTTKLARGLKIVGLLNIQYVICKDELYVLEVNPRSSRTVPFLSKITGVPMANLATKAILGENLVQLGYETGYHPEPADVFVKVPVFSFAKLRRVDITLGPEMKSTGEVMGRDRTLEKALYKGLIASGMKIPTFGSVLFTIADKDKEEGLSLVQRFYDIGYQILATEGTANFIREHNIPVTVVNKIQEGSPSLLDRIQQGEVQFVVNTLTKGKQPARDGFRIRREAVENGAVCLTSFDTVKAILNVVESMTFSANEMPSFEKRKAGVLA from the coding sequence ATGCCAAAACGTATAGATATTGAAAAAATCCTTGTCATCGGTTCTGGACCGATCGTGATCGGTCAGGCAGCAGAATTTGATTATGCGGGCACACAGGCTTGCCAGGCGTTGAAAGAAGAAGGATACGAAGTCATACTTGTGAATTCGAATCCTGCGACGATCATGACTGATACGACAATGGCTGATAAAGTATACATCGAACCACTGACTGTCGATTTTGTCAGCAGGATCATACGTAAGGAAAAACCTGATGGCGTACTGGCGACGTTAGGGGGACAAACCGGATTGAACCTTGCAGTTGAACTTCATGATTCAGGTATATTAGAAGAATATGGGGTAGAGCTGCTTGGAACGAATTTGCATTCAATCCAACAAGCTGAAGATCGTGACTTGTTCAGAACATTGATGAATGAATTGAATGAACCGATTCCGGAAAGCGAAATCATCCGTTCTCTTCCTGAAGCTAAAGAATTCGTCGAGAAAATCGGCTACCCAGTGATCATAAGACCAGCATACACCCTCGGAGGTACAGGAGGAGGGATTGCCAGTAATGAAGCTGAATTGAATGAATTCATATCGAGCGGATTGAAATACAGCCCTGTTTCCCAAGTGTTACTGGAAAAAAGCATTGCAGGTTACAAGGAAATCGAATATGAGGTCATGAGAGATGGAAACGACGGCGCAATTGTCGTATGTAATATGGAGAATATCGATCCAGTAGGTGTTCATACAGGAGATTCATTTGTTGTGGCACCGAGTCAAACACTCACCGATCGTGAATATCAGATGCTTCGGAATGCAAGTTTGAAGATCATCCGGGCACTTGAAATCGAGGGGGGATGTAATGTTCAACTCGCTCTTGACCCGAACAGCTCGGATTATTACATCATCGAAGTGAACCCGCGTGTCAGTCGATCATCCGCACTCGCTTCTAAAGCGACGGGCTACCCGATTGCAAAGTTAGCAGCGAAGATCGCTGTCGGTTATACGCTGGATGAACTGAAAAACCCAGTCACTGGAAGAACGTATGCCTCTTTCGAACCTGCACTGGATTATGTCGTCACTAAAATTCCGAGATGGCCGTTCGACAAATTCGAGGCAGCGAACCGTACATTGGGTACACAGATGAAAGCCACCGGTGAGGTCATGGCGATCGGAAGAAATTTTGAAGAATCATTGCTTAAGGCAGTTCGTTCACTCGAGACAGACATTTATCATCTGCATAGCTCGACCGATCCAGCCACTGTTACGGACTGGGAGGAAATCCTGAAGAAAACCGATGACCAAAGGATTTATAATGTCACAGAAGCACTTCGCTCAGATGTTCCAATTGATTCTATCTACGATTGGACGAAGATTGATCCATTCTTTTTATCTAAGTTGAAGAACATCACCGAGATTGAAAAAGCATTGGCATTGAACCTCAATGATTTTGAACTATTAAAAATAGCAAAGCATAGAGGATTCTCCGACAAAACCATTGCAAAGCTTTGGAATATGACGGAACTTGAGGTCTACCAAAAGCGAGAAGAGAATCAGTTGATGCCGATCTATAAGATGGTGGATACATGTGCGGCGGAGTTCGATTCGGCTACGCCTTATTATTACGGAACATATGGGCAGGAAAATGAAGTTGAGGAAAGCAAGAAAAAGAGTATTCTAGTTTTAGGGTCCGGGCCAATCAGAATCGGTCAAGGAATCGAATTCGATTATGCTACCGTCCATACCGTATGGGCGATCCAAGAGGCAGGATATGAAGCGATTATCATCAACAATAACCCTGAAACTGTCTCCACTGACTTCAGTACTTCTGACAAGCTTTATTTCGAGCCATTGACGGTTGAAGATGTGATGCATGTGGTCCGTCAGGAAAATCCGCTCGGAGTTGTCGTACAATTCGGAGGGCAAACAGCTATCAATCTTGCATCCGAGCTGAGCAAAAGAGGTGTTGAAATACTCGGAACAAGCCTTGAGGATATGGATCGAGCTGAAGACCGTGATAAATTCGAGCGAACGTTGCAGAACCTTGATATTCCGCAGCCTCCTGGAAAAACAGCGACATCGGTAGAAGGGGCAGTACAGATCGCGAAAGACATCGGTTATCCCGTATTAGTCAGACCATCATATGTACTTGGGGGGCGTGCGATGGAAATCGTCTATCAAGAAAATGAGCTCCTTCAATATATGGAAAACGCAGTGAAAATCAATCCTGAACATCCGGTTTTGATCGACCGCTATCTATTTGGTAAAGAGATTGAAGTCGATGCGATTTCGGATGGGGAGACAGTGTACATCCCTGGTATCATGGAACATATCGAACGAGCAGGGGTCCATTCAGGTGATTCAATCGCCGTTTATCCGCCGCAAACCATTTCAGAACAAATGAAAGAACAGATCATCGAATGTACGACCAAACTGGCTAGAGGCTTGAAAATCGTCGGATTGCTGAACATCCAGTATGTCATATGTAAAGATGAGCTGTATGTGCTTGAAGTGAATCCTAGATCAAGCAGGACAGTACCGTTCCTAAGTAAAATCACGGGCGTCCCGATGGCGAACCTTGCAACAAAGGCGATCTTGGGAGAGAACTTGGTGCAACTAGGATATGAAACCGGATATCACCCTGAGCCAGCGGATGTTTTCGTCAAGGTTCCCGTCTTTTCATTTGCGAAGTTACGCCGTGTAGATATCACGCTCGGGCCGGAAATGAAATCGACAGGTGAAGTAATGGGTCGTGACCGTACGCTGGAAAAAGCACTTTATAAAGGCTTGATCGCTTCTGGCATGAAGATTCCAACATTCGGTTCCGTATTGTTCACGATTGCAGATAAAGATAAAGAGGAAGGATTATCTCTCGTCCAGCGTTTCTATGATATCGGCTATCAGATCCTTGCTACTGAAGGTACTGCAAACTTCATCCGAGAGCACAACATCCCGGTCACCGTCGTCAATAAGATCCAAGAGGGCAGCCCAAGTTTGCTTGACCGGATCCAGCAAGGCGAAGTACAGTTTGTGGTCAATACGCTGACAAAAGGGAAACAGCCTGCCCGAGACGGTTTCAGGATTCGAAGAGAAGCCGTTGAAAATGGGGCGGTCTGCTTGACTTCTTTCGATACGGTAAAAGCAATTTTGAATGTTGTCGAGTCAATGACCTTTTCAGCTAATGAAATGCCATCCTTTGAAAAGAGGAAGGCAGGTGTACTTGCTTGA
- a CDS encoding dihydroorotate dehydrogenase electron transfer subunit, giving the protein MRKELTKVIQQERIADKIYELTFEGDMVSEMVDPGQFLHIRVGEHYMPLLRRPISICDVDLDRKHCTILYRAEGEGTQLLTKKRKGDQLDVLGPLGNGFPLDAVQEGETALLIGGGIGVPPLYYLSKKLVERNVRVIHVLGFASDKDSFYVNEFQQLGRTAVTTIDGTLGYQGFVTDYIKQAQPSYDVLYSCGPTPMLKAVEEQMNPRRAYFSLEERMGCGIGACFACVCNVKDDPTGHAYRKVCSDGPVFQKGVIQL; this is encoded by the coding sequence TTGAGGAAAGAGTTGACCAAAGTCATCCAACAAGAACGAATCGCGGACAAGATCTATGAGTTGACCTTTGAAGGTGATATGGTTTCTGAGATGGTAGATCCCGGACAGTTCTTGCATATCAGGGTCGGTGAGCATTATATGCCGCTGCTCAGAAGACCGATCAGTATCTGCGATGTTGATCTTGACCGAAAGCATTGTACAATTTTATATCGTGCAGAGGGGGAGGGCACTCAGCTATTGACGAAAAAAAGAAAGGGAGACCAATTGGATGTATTGGGACCATTAGGAAATGGTTTCCCTTTAGATGCTGTTCAGGAAGGCGAAACGGCATTGCTAATAGGTGGAGGCATAGGGGTTCCTCCCCTCTATTATCTCTCCAAGAAGCTGGTGGAACGTAACGTCCGTGTAATCCATGTTCTTGGCTTTGCATCGGACAAGGATTCCTTTTATGTTAACGAATTCCAACAACTTGGGAGAACCGCGGTCACGACAATTGATGGGACACTAGGATATCAGGGATTTGTAACAGATTATATTAAACAAGCACAACCATCGTATGACGTGCTTTATTCATGTGGCCCGACCCCGATGTTGAAAGCGGTCGAGGAGCAAATGAATCCACGGCGTGCCTACTTCTCGCTTGAGGAGAGGATGGGCTGCGGAATTGGAGCTTGCTTTGCTTGTGTGTGTAATGTAAAGGATGATCCGACTGGTCACGCATATCGAAAAGTTTGTTCGGATGGACCAGTCTTTCAAAAAGGGGTGATTCAACTGTGA
- a CDS encoding dihydroorotate dehydrogenase, translating into MSKFDIQLPGLTMKNPIMPASGCFGFGREFSKLYDLSQLGAIAIKATTDEPRFGNPTPRVAETPGGMLNAIGLQNPGLEKVVSEELPFLADYDVPILANIAGTTTEDYVTVARTVSNSPNVTALELNISCPNVKEGGISFGTDPEVAAELTRAVKKVSEVPVYVKLSPNVTDIAEIAQAVEAAGADGLAMINTLLGMRIDLKTEKPVISNRTGGLSGPAIKPVAIRMIYEVSQRVSIPIIGMGGVTSADDVLEYFLAGASAVAVGTANFVNPFVCPEIITELEEKLTEMKIGHINELVGRSWKSCYSPSLSR; encoded by the coding sequence GTGAGTAAATTCGATATCCAATTGCCTGGTTTAACGATGAAAAATCCAATCATGCCCGCTTCCGGATGCTTCGGGTTCGGCAGAGAATTTTCGAAGCTGTATGACTTGAGCCAGTTGGGGGCAATCGCCATTAAAGCGACAACAGATGAACCTCGTTTTGGGAATCCGACTCCACGGGTAGCTGAAACGCCTGGTGGTATGCTGAATGCAATCGGTTTACAGAACCCAGGTCTTGAAAAAGTGGTTTCTGAAGAGTTGCCGTTTTTAGCGGACTATGATGTCCCGATACTTGCAAATATCGCCGGAACTACCACAGAAGACTATGTTACTGTTGCACGGACCGTTTCCAATTCCCCGAATGTGACGGCACTAGAGTTGAACATTTCATGTCCAAATGTAAAAGAAGGTGGGATTTCATTCGGGACGGATCCGGAGGTTGCTGCTGAACTGACAAGAGCAGTGAAGAAAGTTTCAGAAGTACCCGTCTATGTAAAGCTCTCTCCTAATGTGACGGACATAGCTGAAATTGCTCAAGCCGTTGAAGCAGCTGGTGCCGATGGATTAGCAATGATCAACACCTTGCTGGGGATGCGTATCGACTTGAAGACAGAAAAACCTGTCATTTCGAATCGTACGGGTGGATTATCCGGCCCTGCAATCAAACCAGTAGCGATCAGGATGATTTATGAGGTCAGCCAGCGTGTATCGATTCCGATCATCGGTATGGGCGGGGTGACATCCGCTGATGATGTCCTTGAGTACTTTTTAGCAGGCGCAAGTGCAGTGGCAGTCGGGACAGCTAATTTCGTCAACCCGTTCGTTTGCCCGGAAATCATCACTGAGCTGGAAGAGAAATTGACAGAAATGAAGATCGGACATATCAATGAGTTGGTAGGAAGGAGTTGGAAGTCTTGCTACAGCCCATCATTATCGCGTTAG
- the pyrF gene encoding orotidine-5'-phosphate decarboxylase has product MLQPIIIALDFESKEKVRTFLDSFQNEQLFVKVGMELFYQEGPDLIRMLKDQGHAIFLDLKLHDIPNTVHKAMRGLAKLDVDLVNVHAMGGSEMMKRAIEGLAEGSRNSRPKCIAVTQLTSSSTTMMNEELNISGSIEKSVIGLAENAQNVGLDGVVCSPLEVPLLREKCGKSFLTVTPGIRLQSDQNDDQKRVTTPAHARELGSDFIVVGRTLTTSADPLQTYRKIENEWGIPYETPGS; this is encoded by the coding sequence TTGCTACAGCCCATCATTATCGCGTTAGATTTCGAATCGAAGGAAAAAGTCCGAACATTTCTAGACTCATTTCAAAATGAACAATTATTCGTTAAAGTCGGAATGGAACTATTTTATCAAGAAGGACCTGATTTGATCCGGATGTTGAAGGACCAAGGGCACGCCATCTTCCTGGATTTGAAGCTACATGATATCCCCAATACAGTACACAAAGCGATGAGGGGATTGGCGAAGCTTGATGTCGATCTTGTCAACGTCCATGCGATGGGCGGATCTGAAATGATGAAACGTGCAATCGAAGGATTGGCGGAAGGAAGTCGAAACAGTCGTCCGAAATGTATCGCTGTCACACAACTTACAAGCAGTTCCACAACAATGATGAATGAAGAGCTGAATATCTCTGGTTCGATTGAGAAATCGGTCATTGGACTCGCTGAAAATGCACAAAATGTAGGTCTAGACGGTGTGGTGTGCTCACCTTTGGAAGTACCGCTCCTCAGGGAAAAATGCGGCAAATCATTTTTAACAGTTACACCGGGAATTCGTCTGCAGTCGGATCAGAATGATGATCAGAAACGGGTAACGACTCCTGCGCATGCGAGAGAGCTAGGGAGTGATTTTATCGTCGTCGGCCGCACGCTCACGACATCTGCTGATCCGCTTCAAACATACCGAAAAATCGAAAATGAATGGGGGATTCCTTATGAAACACCAGGTAGCTGA
- the pyrE gene encoding orotate phosphoribosyltransferase, with protein sequence MKHQVAEYLLDIEAVSLSPNEPFTWSSGMKSPIYCDNRLIISHPEIRSKIVDAFVELIKKHYPDVDVIAGTATAGIPHAALIADRMNLPMVYVRSKEKAHGKGKRIEGKLAEGANVVVIEDLISTGGSVLNAVDALEEDGARVLGCAAIFTYELQKGKEAFAARPLDVQTLSDFSTLVHVAAEGGTISNDSINQLNEWCNNPESWSNVASK encoded by the coding sequence ATGAAACACCAGGTAGCTGAGTATCTACTAGACATAGAAGCAGTATCGTTAAGTCCGAATGAGCCATTTACATGGTCTTCCGGAATGAAATCACCAATCTATTGTGATAACCGTCTGATCATTTCTCATCCTGAAATCCGTTCCAAGATCGTTGATGCATTTGTTGAATTGATTAAAAAGCATTACCCAGATGTAGATGTCATTGCAGGAACGGCAACAGCTGGCATTCCCCATGCAGCATTGATCGCTGATCGGATGAACCTACCAATGGTGTATGTCCGCTCCAAGGAAAAAGCACACGGTAAAGGGAAGCGGATTGAAGGGAAGCTCGCTGAGGGTGCCAATGTTGTTGTGATTGAAGATTTAATTTCTACAGGTGGCAGTGTCCTTAACGCAGTGGATGCTTTAGAAGAGGATGGAGCCCGTGTTCTTGGCTGTGCGGCAATTTTCACTTATGAATTGCAAAAAGGCAAAGAGGCATTTGCAGCTCGACCATTGGACGTGCAAACCCTCTCTGATTTTAGTACATTAGTACATGTAGCCGCAGAAGGTGGGACCATTTCAAACGACTCGATCAACCAGTTGAATGAGTGGTGTAATAATCCTGAATCCTGGTCGAACGTGGCTTCAAAATAA
- a CDS encoding class I SAM-dependent methyltransferase: MEGEDFDQLVSFFDGMARTSWLSSIHEKLKIQSGSWEGAHVLDVGCGTGRLLLRGIEEAEHVTGVDLSSEMIKASKQNFFLHNRAAKSTFLIGDAYELPFEDNKFQVSLSTCVMFLLPEPEKGLKELIRVTSSGGTITMLNPSRKMNQLNAFDYSKKKDITGFEQTTLLKWSNVSTRRHRYTSKELTDLLTHLGAKKVIHQEVLDGLAVISTARI, encoded by the coding sequence ATGGAAGGTGAGGACTTTGATCAGCTTGTTTCTTTTTTCGACGGGATGGCAAGGACAAGCTGGTTGAGTTCAATTCATGAAAAGTTGAAAATCCAATCAGGAAGCTGGGAAGGTGCTCACGTATTGGACGTCGGTTGTGGAACCGGACGCCTTTTATTGCGTGGGATAGAGGAAGCAGAGCATGTGACGGGAGTAGATCTTTCTTCAGAAATGATAAAAGCAAGCAAACAGAACTTTTTCTTACATAACCGTGCTGCTAAGTCGACATTCTTGATTGGAGATGCTTACGAACTGCCTTTTGAAGACAATAAATTTCAGGTCTCGCTCTCCACATGTGTGATGTTTCTTCTTCCAGAGCCAGAAAAAGGGCTGAAGGAACTGATCAGGGTTACGAGTTCTGGTGGAACAATTACAATGTTGAATCCGAGCAGGAAAATGAATCAGCTGAACGCATTCGATTACAGTAAAAAGAAGGATATCACAGGATTCGAACAGACAACTTTACTGAAATGGTCCAATGTATCGACTCGCAGGCATCGATATACTTCTAAAGAATTGACGGACTTGCTTACTCACTTAGGTGCCAAAAAAGTAATCCATCAAGAAGTATTGGATGGTCTCGCGGTGATTTCAACCGCAAGGATTTAA
- a CDS encoding DUF1801 domain-containing protein: MYELKTKENDYSVIEFIEDINNPKKREDAYKLLDIFTEKTGFKAKMWGPSIIGFGSYHYKYESGHEGDAPLVGFSPRKAKISLYFASGDPKRDELLKDFGKHTTGKACVYINKMADIDDDVLKELINQSVKFLQDTYPKGDT; encoded by the coding sequence ATGTACGAATTGAAAACGAAGGAAAATGACTACAGCGTTATCGAATTCATAGAAGATATCAATAACCCTAAAAAGCGCGAGGACGCCTATAAATTACTGGATATCTTCACAGAAAAGACTGGTTTCAAGGCAAAAATGTGGGGACCAAGCATCATCGGATTTGGTTCTTATCATTACAAATATGAATCAGGGCATGAGGGGGACGCGCCTTTAGTCGGTTTCTCACCACGAAAAGCGAAAATAAGCTTGTATTTTGCCTCTGGGGATCCAAAGCGTGACGAACTGTTGAAGGATTTTGGAAAGCATACAACAGGGAAGGCTTGCGTGTACATAAACAAAATGGCAGATATTGATGACGATGTACTTAAGGAGCTGATCAACCAATCTGTGAAGTTCCTCCAGGATACTTATCCAAAAGGAGATACATAA
- a CDS encoding NFACT family protein, with product MSFDGIMTRAITHELTENLAQGKITKIYQPFPTELIFVIRSKGKSRRLLLSANASFPRIHITEQQYENPKVPPMFCMLLRKHLEGGVIDRIEQSGLERIITFHIASRNEIGDITHKQLIVEIMGRHSNISLVDAETNVILDCVKHIPPTLNRHRTLLPGSPYIFPPSQDKANPLESDEDTFIRRLDFNSGKLDRQIVQNFEGISPLVANEIISRSKLGDRSSLASSFLKVIEDVKNHIYQPMMLITVNKEYYSVIELSHLKGEVTRFHTISSLLDRYFFGKAERDRVKQQATDLEKFLRNELKKNEQKLPKLKETLSNSEKAETFKLYGELITANIYQLSRGMKKAELPNYYDENGGTVTIPLDNQKNPSENAQHYFKRYNKLKNSIQYVYEQINETNNEIKYLESLLQQLDSASASDVEEIREELEEGHYLKKKSRSKQKKNHKPAIEHYRSTTNVDIWVGKNNKQNDYLTNKFANANDVWLHTKDIPGSHVVIRSNNPDETTLQQAANIAAYFSKAKHSGSVPVDYTFIKHVKKPSGAKPGFVTYDTQKTIYVTPDEDLVYQLLQRRG from the coding sequence ATGTCTTTCGACGGTATCATGACAAGAGCCATTACACACGAACTTACCGAAAACCTTGCCCAAGGAAAAATCACGAAAATCTATCAACCATTTCCGACAGAGTTGATCTTTGTCATACGTTCAAAAGGGAAATCTAGACGATTGCTATTATCAGCAAATGCAAGTTTTCCGAGGATACATATCACTGAACAGCAATATGAAAATCCCAAAGTACCACCGATGTTTTGTATGTTACTTCGTAAACATCTTGAAGGCGGGGTCATAGACCGGATCGAACAATCTGGACTGGAGCGGATCATCACTTTCCATATTGCTTCAAGAAATGAAATTGGAGACATTACTCACAAACAGTTGATCGTTGAAATCATGGGAAGACATAGTAACATCTCACTGGTAGATGCCGAAACGAATGTGATACTCGACTGTGTGAAGCATATCCCGCCAACTCTAAACAGACACCGGACGCTGCTTCCAGGCAGTCCATACATTTTCCCGCCATCACAAGACAAAGCAAACCCACTAGAGTCAGATGAAGATACTTTCATCCGCAGATTGGATTTCAACAGCGGGAAACTTGACCGGCAAATTGTTCAGAATTTCGAAGGGATCTCTCCACTTGTTGCCAATGAAATCATTTCAAGGTCAAAATTGGGGGACCGCAGTTCGTTAGCTTCCTCCTTTTTAAAAGTGATAGAAGATGTAAAAAACCATATTTATCAACCGATGATGCTCATTACAGTTAACAAAGAATATTATTCAGTCATCGAATTATCTCACTTAAAAGGAGAGGTTACTCGTTTTCATACAATCAGCAGTCTTTTAGATCGTTACTTTTTCGGAAAAGCAGAAAGAGATCGTGTCAAGCAACAGGCCACTGATCTTGAAAAATTCCTGAGGAATGAACTGAAAAAGAACGAACAGAAATTGCCGAAGTTGAAGGAAACCTTATCAAACTCTGAAAAAGCGGAAACATTCAAGCTTTATGGGGAGCTGATCACTGCGAATATCTATCAACTGAGCCGTGGAATGAAAAAAGCAGAATTGCCGAATTATTATGATGAGAATGGCGGTACAGTCACTATACCTTTAGACAATCAAAAAAACCCGTCTGAGAATGCACAGCATTACTTCAAGCGGTATAATAAATTAAAAAATTCGATTCAATATGTCTATGAACAGATCAACGAGACGAATAACGAAATCAAGTATCTTGAGTCTTTGTTACAACAGCTGGACTCAGCGTCTGCAAGTGATGTAGAGGAAATTCGTGAAGAGTTGGAAGAGGGGCATTACTTAAAGAAAAAAAGCCGCTCCAAGCAAAAGAAAAACCATAAGCCGGCTATTGAGCATTACCGTTCTACAACAAACGTTGACATTTGGGTTGGCAAAAATAACAAACAGAATGATTATTTGACAAACAAGTTTGCCAATGCGAACGATGTGTGGCTTCATACAAAAGATATTCCAGGATCACACGTTGTCATCCGAAGCAACAATCCTGATGAAACAACCCTGCAGCAAGCTGCGAATATTGCAGCTTATTTCAGTAAAGCGAAACATTCGGGTTCCGTCCCTGTAGATTACACATTTATCAAACATGTTAAAAAACCGAGCGGTGCAAAACCAGGTTTTGTAACCTATGATACTCAAAAAACCATTTACGTCACTCCTGACGAGGATCTGGTCTATCAATTGCTGCAACGACGCGGATGA